The proteins below come from a single Planctomycetaceae bacterium genomic window:
- the tgt gene encoding tRNA guanosine(34) transglycosylase Tgt: MSAFSFHLDAADQHTSARAGRWVTPHGDVETPAFMPVGTLATVKGLLPDQLRTAGAQMVLANTYHLALRPGSDVVRDLGGLHRFMDWDGPILTDSGGFQVFSLAQLRKLDDEKVVFRSHIDGRLLELSPEKAVEIQEDLGADCIMCLDECPPADDTPARIQAAVDRTTLWARRCRDAQRRQDQALFGIVQGGTNEALRARSAEGLLPIDLPGYAIGGLSVGEAPAEMYRTLDFTVPLLPRDRPRYLMGVGTPTDILEAVCRGVDLFDCVMPTRNGRNAMAFTSLGHVRLRNAVYQRDERPLDPECDCTACTRYTRAYLRHLFVAKEMLGPMLLSLHNIAFYQRLVRNLRKAVIAGTVAEFRRSQLARWQTQS; this comes from the coding sequence ATGTCCGCTTTCAGCTTTCATCTCGATGCCGCCGATCAGCACACGTCCGCTCGCGCGGGACGGTGGGTGACGCCGCATGGGGATGTGGAAACTCCGGCGTTCATGCCCGTCGGGACGCTGGCCACCGTCAAGGGGTTGCTTCCGGATCAGCTTCGAACTGCGGGCGCTCAGATGGTCCTGGCGAACACGTACCATCTGGCATTGCGGCCGGGGTCCGATGTGGTCAGAGACCTCGGCGGGCTGCATCGGTTTATGGACTGGGACGGGCCGATTCTGACGGACAGCGGCGGGTTTCAGGTCTTCAGCCTGGCTCAGTTGCGAAAGCTCGACGACGAGAAGGTGGTCTTCCGCTCGCACATAGATGGTCGGCTTCTGGAACTGTCGCCGGAGAAGGCTGTAGAGATCCAGGAAGACCTGGGCGCCGACTGCATCATGTGTCTGGATGAATGTCCGCCGGCCGACGACACGCCGGCGCGCATTCAGGCTGCCGTCGACCGGACGACGCTGTGGGCCAGGCGATGCCGGGACGCTCAGCGGCGGCAAGATCAGGCGCTGTTCGGCATCGTTCAGGGCGGCACCAATGAAGCGTTGCGGGCTCGTTCCGCGGAAGGCCTGTTGCCGATAGACCTTCCCGGCTACGCGATCGGCGGACTCAGCGTCGGGGAAGCTCCGGCCGAGATGTATCGGACGCTGGACTTTACGGTGCCGCTGTTACCGCGGGACCGGCCACGGTACCTGATGGGCGTGGGAACGCCGACCGATATTCTGGAAGCCGTCTGTCGCGGAGTCGACCTGTTCGACTGTGTGATGCCGACACGAAACGGCCGCAACGCGATGGCGTTTACCAGCCTTGGGCACGTCCGGCTGCGAAACGCGGTGTATCAGCGCGATGAGCGGCCGCTGGATCCGGAATGCGACTGCACGGCTTGCACGCGGTATACCCGAGCTTACCTCCGGCATCTGTTTGTGGCGAAGGAGATGCTGGGACCGATGCTGCTGTCGCTGCACAACATCGCGTTCTACCAGCGACTGGTGCGGAATCTCCGAAAAGCGGTAATCGCGGGGACGGTCGCTGAGTTCCGGCGCAGTCAGCTTGCCCGCTGGCAGACGCAGTCCTAA
- the secD gene encoding protein translocase subunit SecD, with translation MFDVFHRVLTLALQDADAAATVAEAAKEGADAAGTAAGDAAQAAGASGLSVALGLLVVLLVLIGPFVIGAWLAKLLNVRELGTRMGVTLLALTIGLMPFVVQARRGEPMSEVVRLGIDLAGGTNMVFQVKPEEGKTIDDAVMDKMVGAVAKRINPSGTEEITVRQVGADRLEVIVPGQDPQTVNEIKRRIVKLGSLEFYIVANANEESAIVKRARALGTDEKQLLGADNEVEAIWLPAFEINGKPKLLGRTDAVRRPVQELRTVEGVTEKYDTEEYLLLVQPPDERVSGKYLTSATPRINPENGRQMVSFRFNQRGAFLFGRLTGEYQPKPGRARRGLAIVLDRKVYSAPDIESVITDNGQITGDFTVAEAKELSDVLNAGALEVPIDPKPLSEATVDPTLGEDVRNKGVNAIFIAGVVVVLFMLVYYRFSGVVAVICLLLNLILVLAVMIGIQATFTLPGLAGFVLTIGMAVDANVLIFERMREEVGRGSSLRMSIQNGFGKALSTIVDANVTTLITAVILFAIGTDQVKGFAVTLFIGIVMSMFTALFVGRLVFDLAEKKRWIKQLRMFSFVGNTNWDFVGKQKFCGLMSTTLIVAGLAAFFIRDNNYDIDFTGGTMVTFQLTEPAETEDVQQALTAQFPESFTVERLTLAGENTGAAGKHFRLRTTESDSGANTAGTDEPTESAEDRVRRRVNDAFNETPSMKLLKVSMTYGDISQITIAADDESAEALKLKRFNEGRAAEITLSTEVAVGTIRDILDEAFGEIKAGDKLKYPDLGELIAVEGTAGSGLEAGTHEVHKYSTAVVRTMSAIPQEDFAAALSGMQQKLATSPLFDEVNTFASSVADEMKVDALTAIVVSLIAIVGYIWFRFQRITFGLAAVAALVHDVLIVVGMVAVGSFLSGNPVGDLLQLQDFRINLPMIAAFLTIVGYSLNDTIVVFDRIREVRGKNPGMTPEIVNTSLNQTLSRTLLTSLTTFLVVIILYVIGGEGIHGFAYCLTIGILVGTYSSIYVASPILIWLMNRDGGAAGRVRA, from the coding sequence ATGTTCGACGTGTTTCATCGAGTATTGACGCTCGCGTTGCAGGATGCGGACGCCGCCGCAACGGTGGCTGAGGCGGCAAAGGAAGGCGCGGACGCCGCCGGCACAGCGGCCGGAGACGCCGCTCAGGCAGCCGGTGCGAGCGGTCTCAGCGTCGCGCTCGGACTGCTGGTGGTCCTGCTGGTGCTGATCGGCCCGTTCGTCATCGGAGCCTGGCTGGCCAAACTGCTGAACGTGCGGGAACTTGGAACTCGAATGGGTGTCACTCTGCTGGCACTGACCATCGGCCTGATGCCGTTTGTCGTGCAGGCAAGGCGCGGTGAACCGATGTCGGAAGTGGTTCGTCTGGGAATCGACCTGGCCGGCGGCACCAATATGGTTTTTCAGGTCAAGCCGGAAGAAGGCAAGACGATCGACGATGCCGTCATGGACAAAATGGTCGGCGCTGTCGCCAAACGCATCAATCCATCCGGCACGGAAGAAATTACCGTGCGGCAGGTCGGTGCGGACCGGCTGGAGGTCATTGTTCCCGGCCAGGATCCTCAGACGGTCAACGAGATCAAGCGCCGCATCGTGAAGCTGGGCAGCCTGGAATTCTACATCGTTGCCAATGCGAACGAAGAGTCCGCCATCGTGAAGCGGGCAAGAGCTTTGGGCACCGACGAAAAACAATTGCTGGGAGCCGACAACGAAGTCGAAGCCATCTGGCTGCCGGCATTCGAAATCAACGGCAAGCCGAAACTGCTTGGACGCACGGATGCCGTACGGCGGCCCGTCCAGGAACTTCGAACCGTGGAAGGGGTCACCGAAAAGTACGATACCGAAGAATACCTGCTGCTGGTGCAGCCTCCGGATGAACGTGTCAGCGGGAAATATCTGACCTCGGCGACGCCTCGCATCAACCCCGAAAACGGACGCCAGATGGTGTCGTTCCGGTTTAATCAGCGGGGAGCGTTTCTGTTCGGCCGGCTGACCGGTGAATACCAGCCGAAGCCGGGTCGGGCGAGACGCGGACTGGCAATCGTCCTGGACCGAAAAGTCTACAGCGCTCCTGATATCGAATCCGTTATCACGGACAACGGCCAGATCACCGGTGACTTCACCGTCGCCGAAGCGAAGGAACTGTCCGATGTCCTGAATGCCGGAGCGCTGGAAGTTCCCATCGACCCGAAGCCGCTGAGCGAAGCGACCGTCGACCCGACTTTGGGCGAGGATGTCCGTAACAAGGGCGTCAACGCGATCTTCATCGCCGGCGTCGTCGTTGTGCTGTTCATGCTGGTCTACTACCGGTTCTCCGGTGTGGTCGCCGTCATCTGTCTGCTGCTGAACCTGATTCTGGTGCTGGCCGTGATGATCGGTATTCAGGCGACGTTCACTTTGCCGGGGCTCGCCGGCTTTGTGCTGACGATCGGTATGGCCGTGGACGCCAACGTGCTGATCTTTGAACGAATGCGCGAGGAAGTCGGCCGCGGGTCCAGCTTACGAATGTCCATTCAAAACGGATTCGGAAAAGCTCTCTCGACAATCGTCGATGCCAACGTCACCACGCTGATTACGGCCGTGATTCTGTTCGCCATCGGAACCGATCAGGTCAAGGGTTTCGCAGTGACTCTGTTCATCGGCATCGTGATGAGCATGTTTACCGCGCTGTTCGTGGGGCGTTTGGTGTTCGATCTGGCGGAAAAGAAACGCTGGATCAAACAACTGCGGATGTTCAGCTTTGTCGGGAATACCAACTGGGATTTTGTCGGCAAGCAGAAGTTCTGCGGTCTGATGTCCACGACCCTGATCGTCGCGGGCCTGGCAGCTTTCTTCATTCGCGACAACAACTACGACATTGACTTCACCGGCGGCACGATGGTCACGTTTCAGTTGACGGAGCCGGCCGAAACCGAAGATGTTCAACAGGCGCTGACAGCTCAGTTTCCTGAAAGCTTCACGGTCGAGCGCCTGACGCTGGCCGGCGAGAATACGGGAGCCGCCGGGAAGCATTTCCGGCTGCGCACCACCGAAAGCGATTCCGGAGCGAACACCGCCGGAACTGACGAACCAACGGAGTCCGCTGAAGATCGCGTGCGGCGAAGGGTCAACGACGCTTTCAATGAAACTCCGTCGATGAAGCTGCTGAAGGTTTCGATGACGTACGGCGATATCAGCCAGATCACTATCGCTGCCGACGATGAATCAGCCGAAGCGTTGAAGCTGAAACGGTTCAACGAAGGCCGCGCTGCTGAGATCACTCTGTCAACCGAAGTTGCCGTGGGGACCATCCGCGACATACTCGACGAAGCCTTTGGCGAAATCAAAGCCGGGGACAAGCTGAAATATCCGGATCTGGGTGAATTGATCGCCGTCGAAGGCACGGCGGGGTCGGGTCTGGAAGCCGGAACGCACGAAGTTCACAAGTACTCAACGGCGGTTGTCCGAACGATGTCCGCCATTCCGCAGGAAGACTTCGCCGCCGCGCTGTCCGGCATGCAGCAGAAACTGGCAACCAGTCCGCTGTTCGACGAAGTCAATACGTTCGCCAGTTCCGTCGCCGACGAGATGAAGGTCGACGCGCTGACGGCCATCGTTGTCAGCCTGATTGCCATCGTGGGCTACATCTGGTTTCGGTTCCAGCGGATCACGTTTGGTCTGGCGGCCGTCGCGGCTCTGGTCCACGACGTGCTGATCGTCGTTGGGATGGTGGCTGTGGGATCGTTCCTGAGCGGCAATCCGGTGGGCGATCTGCTGCAGTTGCAGGATTTTCGCATCAATCTGCCCATGATCGCCGCGTTTCTGACAATCGTCGGGTATTCCCTGAACGACACAATCGTGGTGTTTGACCGTATCCGCGAAGTTCGCGGCAAGAATCCCGGAATGACCCCGGAAATCGTCAACACGTCTCTGAACCAGACACTGTCGCGAACCCTGCTGACGTCACTGACGACGTTCCTGGTCGTGATCATTCTGTATGTCATCGGCGGCGAAGGAATCCACGGCTTTGCCTACTGTCTGACGATCGGGATCCTGGTCGGTACTTACAGTTCGATCTATGTCGCCAGCCCGATCCTGATCTGGCTGATGAACCGCGATGGTGGCGCGGCGGGCAGAGTTCGGGCATAA
- a CDS encoding DUF485 domain-containing protein produces MQPTNARTGLILFGVYLLLYGGFVLLNAFSPQTMEATPFAGINLAIWYGFGLIIAALVLALVYGFLCRKSADVGQQREDKP; encoded by the coding sequence ATGCAACCGACCAACGCCCGCACCGGGCTGATTCTGTTTGGGGTGTACCTGCTGTTGTACGGCGGCTTCGTGCTGCTGAACGCTTTTTCGCCGCAGACCATGGAAGCCACTCCCTTCGCCGGCATCAATCTGGCCATCTGGTACGGATTCGGGCTGATCATCGCGGCGCTTGTTCTGGCACTGGTCTACGGATTTCTGTGCCGAAAGTCGGCCGACGTCGGCCAGCAGCGGGAGGACAAGCCGTGA
- the yajC gene encoding preprotein translocase subunit YajC: MTFSSLTVDVGNLLLLAQDAGDAPAAGGGQGGAGAEPVSPLGPLLPILAIGLFFYFIMIRPQQREARKRKDLLAAIKKNDKVVTIGGIIGTVVDLSADRVTLRVDDGTRIKFVRSSIQTVYEDVTDTNNSK; this comes from the coding sequence GTGACATTTTCCAGTCTGACGGTCGACGTTGGCAACCTGCTGCTGCTTGCACAAGACGCCGGCGACGCTCCGGCTGCCGGCGGCGGGCAGGGCGGGGCAGGTGCAGAACCGGTCAGTCCTCTGGGTCCGTTGCTGCCAATTCTGGCAATCGGCCTCTTCTTTTACTTCATCATGATCCGGCCGCAGCAGCGCGAAGCCCGCAAACGCAAGGACCTGCTGGCCGCGATTAAGAAGAATGACAAGGTGGTCACGATTGGCGGCATCATTGGAACGGTTGTGGACCTGAGTGCCGACCGCGTCACTCTGAGAGTCGACGACGGAACCAGAATCAAGTTCGTCCGCAGCAGTATCCAAACGGTGTACGAAGACGTGACCGACACGAACAATTCGAAATAG
- a CDS encoding cation acetate symporter gives MIHEAVFEAVALFVVFVGFTLGLSFWLGRKARSSAGYFAAHGQIPWFVNGIAFAGDYLSAASFLGICGMIAFYGYDGFLYSIGYLAGWIVALFVVAEPMKRLGKFTFADALDAKFDSTGIKVTAGISTLVVSVFYLIPQMVGAGALVQPLLGFDEHWLGVVIVGTVVILIVVTAGMVSTTWVQFLKGSLLVIFSAILTWMLLERGFSTKPADPSAHEFRTISPTGDLSRVYSTGDGLIDGIENSDVVTELQAILGAEYVAATGGWQSKPYLRFRDAAADRVSVWRIEDRGDAPAVLTETQTVQTIDGRTFVNGLPKGKGEGETQLYPVGRVSRLPSDQDSTGPVGLLSFFSTFQQSEVVLWRSETISDADGLGTTVYYQKTTPGREILRPGEHPKFAGIRGTDPIGKLNFLSLMLALFCGTASLPHILIRYYTVKDESAARKSTIVGIASIGFFYVLTLYIGLGAMTSGAMDVADNNMAAPLLAKSMNTWLFAAISAIAFTTVLGTVSGLILASAGAVTHDLLKNLTNWDINDEEQVRLAKISSVLVGAIAIVLGILFKGLNVSYLVGWAFSIAASANLPSLVMILFWKGVTRQGVIAAIVVGMVSSLGWILLSSDTFTAVYGLPAEDALTPFTQPGIVTIPLGFATLVVVSLLTKQSPASSAT, from the coding sequence GTGATTCACGAAGCGGTCTTTGAGGCAGTAGCTCTGTTTGTCGTGTTCGTCGGCTTTACGCTGGGGCTGAGCTTCTGGCTGGGGCGGAAGGCGCGATCGTCCGCCGGTTACTTTGCGGCTCACGGGCAGATCCCCTGGTTCGTGAATGGTATCGCATTCGCCGGCGACTATCTGTCAGCGGCGTCGTTTCTGGGCATCTGCGGAATGATTGCCTTCTACGGCTACGACGGTTTTCTGTATTCCATCGGCTATCTGGCGGGCTGGATCGTCGCGCTGTTTGTGGTGGCCGAGCCGATGAAGCGACTCGGCAAGTTCACATTCGCCGACGCTCTGGACGCGAAGTTCGATTCGACAGGCATCAAGGTGACCGCCGGCATCAGCACTCTGGTTGTCAGCGTCTTCTATCTCATCCCGCAAATGGTCGGTGCCGGAGCGCTCGTGCAGCCGCTGCTGGGTTTCGACGAACACTGGCTGGGTGTCGTGATCGTCGGAACCGTAGTGATCCTGATCGTGGTCACCGCCGGAATGGTTTCGACAACGTGGGTCCAGTTTTTGAAGGGTTCGCTGCTGGTGATCTTCAGCGCGATTCTGACGTGGATGCTGCTGGAACGCGGATTCTCAACGAAACCGGCTGATCCGTCGGCTCACGAATTTCGCACAATCAGCCCGACTGGAGATCTGTCGCGAGTATATTCGACGGGCGACGGGCTGATCGACGGCATCGAGAATTCCGACGTCGTGACGGAACTGCAGGCTATTCTCGGAGCGGAATATGTGGCCGCGACCGGCGGCTGGCAGTCAAAGCCATACCTGCGGTTTCGCGATGCGGCTGCCGATCGCGTATCTGTGTGGCGAATCGAAGATCGCGGCGACGCTCCGGCTGTGTTGACGGAAACTCAGACGGTACAAACGATCGACGGCAGGACATTCGTCAACGGACTTCCGAAAGGCAAGGGGGAAGGCGAAACGCAGCTGTATCCCGTCGGCCGAGTCAGCCGGCTTCCCAGCGATCAGGACAGCACCGGCCCGGTCGGTCTGCTGAGCTTCTTCAGCACGTTCCAGCAAAGCGAAGTCGTTCTGTGGCGCAGCGAGACGATCAGCGATGCGGACGGACTCGGCACCACGGTCTATTATCAGAAGACAACGCCGGGCCGGGAAATCCTTCGTCCGGGTGAGCACCCCAAGTTCGCCGGCATTCGCGGCACCGACCCGATCGGCAAGCTGAATTTTCTGTCGCTGATGCTGGCTTTGTTCTGCGGCACGGCATCGCTGCCTCACATTCTGATTCGCTACTACACGGTGAAGGATGAAAGCGCGGCCCGCAAGAGCACCATCGTCGGGATTGCCAGCATTGGCTTCTTCTACGTGCTGACTCTGTACATTGGTCTGGGAGCCATGACTAGCGGCGCGATGGATGTGGCGGACAACAACATGGCGGCTCCGCTGCTGGCGAAGAGCATGAACACGTGGCTGTTCGCCGCGATTTCGGCCATCGCGTTTACGACCGTGCTGGGAACCGTCAGCGGTTTGATTCTGGCCTCCGCCGGCGCGGTCACTCACGACCTGCTGAAAAACCTGACGAACTGGGACATCAACGACGAAGAACAGGTCCGGCTGGCAAAGATCTCGTCCGTGCTGGTCGGTGCGATTGCGATCGTGCTGGGGATTCTGTTCAAGGGCCTGAACGTCAGCTATCTGGTCGGCTGGGCGTTCAGCATCGCTGCGTCGGCGAACCTGCCGTCGCTGGTGATGATTCTGTTCTGGAAGGGTGTGACTCGCCAGGGGGTCATCGCGGCGATTGTCGTCGGGATGGTCAGTTCTCTGGGCTGGATCCTGCTCAGCAGTGACACCTTCACCGCTGTTTACGGTCTTCCGGCAGAAGACGCGCTGACACCATTCACGCAGCCGGGCATCGTCACGATCCCATTGGGCTTCGCAACGCTGGTGGTCGTGTCGCTACTGACGAAGCAAAGCCCGGCGAGCAGCGCGACGTAA